One stretch of Lycium ferocissimum isolate CSIRO_LF1 unplaced genomic scaffold, AGI_CSIRO_Lferr_CH_V1 ctg10248, whole genome shotgun sequence DNA includes these proteins:
- the LOC132041457 gene encoding protein ACCELERATED CELL DEATH 6-like, with the protein MVTANQLVKWEFLLEKARPMSATFLITFTCRRTVAVLNHCPDCWEMLNSRGQNFLHVSILNNQKKVVRLLLKHEKWHILADEKDNDGNTPLHLLAASHWSLVPVRLRAHPSAKKMSFNKENQTPFDVAFSLTGTTNTDKRIFKRRLRHGRPGRCDFEIKCKNTQKQQRENKDNRDLKGRLQDVMNLTQVHLVVAALLVTVTFAAGFTLPGGFDSDPGPNKGMAILIRKTAFRAFVVSDAIAFTCSAGAVFSYFLIVARAATTRKLKTLYRLYKIATTLQLVAISAVVIAFVTGMYATLANSVSLAVTVCVIGCISFLLYFLILITAGSMVDY; encoded by the exons ATCACCTTTACCTGTCGAAGAACTGTAGCAG TATTAAATCACTGTCCAGATTGCTGGGAAATGCTTAACAGCAGGGGCCAaaattttcttcatgtttccaTATTGAACAATCAAAAAAAGGTAGTTAGACTCTTGTTAAAACATGAAAAGTGGCATATCCTTGCAGATGAGAAAGATAATGACGGCAATACTCCTCTTCATTTGCTTGCTGCCTCTCATTGGAGCCTTGTGCCTGTAAGATTAAGAGCACATCCCAGTGCAAAGAAGATGTCATTTAACAAAGAAAACCAGACACCGTTTGACGTAGCATTTTCGCTCACTGGGACAACAAATACG GATAAACGGATATTCAAGAGGAGGCTCCGCCATGGTCGACCGGGACGATGTGACTTCGAGATAAAATGTAAGAACACACAGAAGCAACAGAGGGAGAACAAAGATAATAGAGATTTAAAAGGCAGATTGCAAGACGTTATGAATCTAACTCAAGTACATCTAGTTGTGGCCGCTCTATTAGTGACAGTCACCTTTGCAGCTGGCTTCACATTGCCAGGAGGCTTTGACAGCGATCCTGGCCCTAATAAAGGGATGGCAATTCTAATCAGGAAAACAGCATTCCGTGCATTTGTTGTTTCAGATGCCATCGCCTTCACATGCTCGGCTGGCGCTGTATTTAGCTACTTCCTCATAGTAGCACGTGCAGCAACAACAAGGAAATTAAAAACTCTCTATCGGCTTTATAAGATCGCAACTACTTTGCAGCTTGTGGCCATTTCAGCAGTTGTAATTGCATTTGTAACTGGTATGTATGCTACTTTAGCAAATTCAGTTAGTCTCGCCGTTACTGTCTGTGTCATTGGTTGCATCTCTTTCCTCCTgtactttttaattttgatcaCAGCAGGCAGCATGGTAGACTACTAG